A genomic region of Metopolophium dirhodum isolate CAU chromosome 1, ASM1992520v1, whole genome shotgun sequence contains the following coding sequences:
- the LOC132936969 gene encoding uncharacterized protein LOC132936969, whose translation MLTIVLVTHLTHCFFKNVFNYFILYSGLILAQYSPLTHGRHSSSSPNYFHAINDNNFGPRISNYIVSPYKNDIASDKEDNDDQHSISPEMFYQSPVFKNLPSSTQCNILSGGETEHESKIFQNHHETEVTSTKHTDQNTKYFQVLLRSQANIIS comes from the exons ATGTTGACGATAGTCTTGGTAACACATTTAACACATTGTTTctttaaaaatgtctttaattattttattttatattccggTCTTATTCTTGCCCAATATTCTCCTCTAACTCATGGCAGACACTCATCAAGCTCTCCAAATTATTTTCATGCAATAAATGATAACAACTTtg GACCAagaattagtaattacattgtTAGTccttataaaaatgatatagcTTCAGACAAGGAGGATAATGATGACCaacata GTATAAGTCCTGAGATGTTTTATCAATCACCAGTATTTAAAAATCTTCCTTCATCAACTCAATGCAACATTCTCAGTGGTGGAGAAACTG AACATGAATcaaaaatttttcaaaaccacCATGAGACAGAAGTGACTTCAACTAAACACACTGATCAAAACACTA AATATTTTCAAGTACTTTTGCGGAGCCAAGCTAACATAATTAGCTAA
- the LOC132935787 gene encoding uncharacterized protein LOC132935787 produces the protein MVPVHKIAYGVSVLVKHVFETRQLLERWLQKTDHAVQRSEIQLRLRAAAAEAKHLAGKLTFLVIDVNHTTGTPDQIEMLINVYDACFRRFKKITKIVRRIETPEQKENYDNYRCGLSTTDQN, from the exons ATGGTGCCTGTACATAAAATCGCGTACGGCGTATCGGTGCTCGTCAAACACGTGTTCGAGACGCGTCAGTTGTTGGAAAGGTGGCTGCAGAAAACCGACCATGCCGTACAAAGGTCCGAAATCCAATTGag ACTTAGGGCCGCCGCTGCCGAGGCGAAGCATCTGGCTGGTAAGCTGACATTTTTGGTGATTGACGTGAACCACACCACCGGCACACCGGATCAGATCGAAATGCTCATCAACGTCTATGACGCGTGCTTCAGACGTTTCAAGAAGATCACGAAAATCGTGCGCCGGATCGAAACGCCAGAGCAGAAGGAAAATTACGATAATTATCGTTGCGGCCTGTCGACGACGGATCAAAATtga
- the LOC132935788 gene encoding uncharacterized protein LOC132935788, giving the protein MSFLNIFKKKQTQTNSSESSYASNFSDEVSGDYVIKKSRKPVVQDAETLWDCRDRMLLNLRKIKTGVGEDEAKILPEDSPIIVEKFQPDTTIVDMKGSNVSSQTIDQSTGTSTVTDNPTTDKSQQMSSRTSSIVVECQPDTTTVDLQGSVSSQTIDQSMVEAVVTYKPTADNSQQMSTKSSIKCVAKNTEIQICNDTVQVMCKLSADKSQQISTESSIKHVEKKTKLPPVIEPQNIEWDENCMTMKEYSAYNSMVDKLCQVQTNTKYPKNVKNRVFAPVSCNLV; this is encoded by the exons ATGtcgtttttaaacatatttaagaaGAAACAAACCCAAACCAATTCTTCCGAATCGTCGTACGCAAGTAACTTCAGTGATGAAGTGTCGGGCGATTATGTGATAAAGAAGTCGCGGAAACCAGTCGTCCAGGACGCCGAAACGTTGTGGGATTGCAGAGACCGAATGTTATTGAATTTGCGCAAGATAAAGACAGGGGTCGGTGAAGATGAAGCTAAAATTCTACCAGAGGATTCACCTATAATTGTTGAAA AATTTCAGCCGGACACTACAATAGTGGACATGAAGGGTAGTAATGTATCGAGTCAGACAATCGATCAGTCAACGGGGACGTCCACAGTTACAGACAACCCAACGACTGACAAAAGCCAACAGATGAGCAGTCGTACTTCGAGTATAG TTGTAGAATGTCAGCCGGACACCACAACAGTAGACTTGCAAGGTAGTGTTTCGAGTCAGACAATCGATCAGTCAATGGTCGAGGCGGTGGTTACCTACAAGCCAACGGCTGACAACAGTCAACAGATGAGCACTAAAAGTAGCATAAAATGCGTTGCAAAAAATACGGAAATTCAG atatgtaACGACACGGTGCAGGTTATGTGCAAGTTATCGGCTGACAAGAGCCAACAGATAAGCACCGAAAGCAGCATAAAAcacgttgaaaaaaaaacgaaacttccg CCTGTGATTGAACCGCAGAATATTGAATGGGATGAAAATTGTATGACAATGAAAGAATATAGCGCGTATAACTCTATGGTGGACAAGCTGTGTCAAGTGCAGACGAATACGAAATATCCCAAAAACGTCAAGAATAGAGTATTTGCACCGGTAAGCTGCAATTTGGTGTAA
- the LOC132935786 gene encoding DDB1- and CUL4-associated factor 7, giving the protein MAVHGSTPKRKEIYKHEAPWPLYSMNWSVRPDKRFRLAIGSFVEEYNNKVQIVSLDEEVSEFSPKSTFDHPYPTTKIMWIPDSKGVFPDLLATSGDYLRIWRAGEPETRLECILNNNKNSDFCAPLTSFDWNEVDPNLIGTSSIDTTCTIWGLETTQIVGRINSVAGHVKTQLIAHDKEVYDIAFSRAGGGRDMFASVGADGSVRMFDLRHLEHSTIIYEDPQHSPLLRLAWNKQDPNYLATVAMDACEVIILDVRVPCTPVARLNNHRACVNGIAWAPHSSCHICTAGDDHQALIWDIQQMPRAIEDPILAYTAAEGEINQIQWGATQPDWIAICYNKSLEILRV; this is encoded by the exons ATGGCAGTTCACGGGTCAACACCCAAGCGTAAAGAAATTTACAAACATGAGGCGCCATGGCCGCTGTACAGTATGAACTGGTCTGTGCGGCCCGATAAACGATTTCG ccTGGCAATTGGGAGCTTTGTAGAGGAATACaataacaaagtacaaattgTATCATTAGACGAAGAAGTATCGGAGTTCAGTCCTAAGAGCACATTTGATCATCCGTATCCAACGACCAAAATTATGTGGATTCCTGATAGT AAAGGAGTATTTCCCGATTTATTAGCTACAAGTGGTGATTATTTACGAATCTGGAGAGCAGGTGAACCAGAAACAAGACTGGAATGCATTCTTAATAAT aaCAAGAACTCAGACTTTTGTGCTCCATTAACCTCATTTGACTGGAATGAAGTTGATCCAAACTTAATTGGTACATCAAGTATAGATACCACATGTACAATTTGGGGTCTTGAAACAACTCAG attgttGGACGAATTAATTCTGTTGCTGGGCATGTGAAGACTCAACTTATTGCCCACGATAAAGAAGTGTATGATATAGCATTTAGTCGTGCTGGAGGTGGCCGTGATATGTTTGCTTCAGTTG gGGCTGATGGTTCAGTTAGAATGTTTGATCTGCGGCATTTGGAACATTCTACAATAATTTATGAAGATCCTCAGCACTCTCCATTACTTAGGCTCGCATGGAACAAGCAAGATCCCAATTATCTTGCTACAGTTGCTATGGATGCATGCGaa GTTATTATATTGGATGTCAGAGTGCCTTGTACACCTGTTGCTAGATTAAACAATCATAGGGCATGTGTTAATGGAATTGCATGGGCACCACATTCATCTTGCCATATATGCACTGCTG GTGATGATCACCAGGCCCTTATATGGGATATCCAACAAATGCCTAGGGCCATTGAAGATCCAATCCTAGCATATACCGCTGCAGAAGGTGAAATCAATCAAATTCAATGGGGTGCCACTCAACCAGACTGGATCGCTATTTGTTACAACAAGTCGTTGGAAATATTACGAGTGTAG